In Rosa rugosa chromosome 4, drRosRugo1.1, whole genome shotgun sequence, the genomic stretch ctaaaacaaccatgaagtggaagatgaatttggagaaaccaaccgctcgattgagagattgtaatattttatggtggttgtaaaaaatctagcaaatttggttattgtttcgaattcgatcaactaggtcaaacgtagttactcttataaacctatatttatatatcatacactcctaagagcaacccctatcaattcaaagacaatggaaaaaccgaccgttggatgagtttattacaataaattatgagtgtggtaaaaaatttagccaatttcaccatattttcgaatccgatcgaattggtcaaccgatatttagaatatatatatatatatatgcacatattttatatagaagtataagaacttccacacacacacacacacacacacatatatatctctatatatatataaacacacacacatacatgatatatatatatatatatatatatatttataaacacacacacatatatagatatatctatatataacacacacacacacacacacacacacacacacatatatatatatatatttataaacacacacacatatatagatatatctatatataacacacacacacacacacatatatatatatatatatataaacacacacaaatatatatctatatgtgtgtatatatatatttataaacacacacacacatatctacatatatatatatatatatatatatatatatatatatatatataaacacacacacacacacacacacacatatatatatatataaaatattttacgggcttttatGGGCCGGgcctacgggccgggccgggcttttgcgggccggcccactacccacccgaggcgggctttgcgggctttttaacgggccgggccgggcttttagccctcagggccggcgggcctccatcggcccacttgatccgcgggctttttgatgaggcctactcTCTTGGTGCTAGATTGTCCATTCCTATTAGGTGACCTTTAGTATATTATGATCGTGAATCAGCCACATTACATTTATTAATCTTATTGAACCTAATAAATTGATTTAGAAGCTGATAAATGAAACTTATCACCAACAAAGTTAACCGAACAAGCGATATATTCAGCGAAAATTGGACAATTCCAAAGATACTCAAGAAGTCAAGGGACATGAAAAAGttgtgacctgttggtaagttatacTTCCAACATTATAAAGGTTatgagttcgattctcactggtATATGTAGGTGGGGTGGGctagaggttttttttttattaagtaaaaggactgttgaagaataaaaaatatttttatttataatttttctttcaaaacaataaaaaaaaatctttccgATTTTTATCCCCGTCTAAAACCCCGAGTTCTCCCCACTATGACAAAAACCCTTTTACTTGACCCACCAGTTTACCTTCAATCCTTCATCTTCCTCCATGCTCACTCTCTGAGCTCGACTAACACACTCCGTTATCCACACCCCACGCTCCACCATGTCCTCTGCTTCCAAGTTCATTCGCTTCGGCACCGCCCTCTTCCATTTTCCCAAAccaactctctctcctcctccccctcctTCCCTTCTCCCTCTCAAACCCTTCGCCACCTCACAATCTCTCCTCTTCTCCCGCCactgctcctcctcctcctccgccgcagTCGCCTCCGTCGATACCTTCACCGCCACTGGCACCGAAGCCCCTGTGCACCACCCCTGGCCGGAGTGGGTGGCTTTCGTCGACGGGCTGAAGACCAAGGGCTACTTCATCAAACCGCCGCCGCCTGCGGAGGACGGCGAGAGTGACGGCGTGTATACGGACATGAATCAGTTGAAGGATGCTTGCCTTAGCTTTGCTCGTGACCGCTTTGATGTTTTCAAGTAAGATTCTTTTATGTATTCCTCTGTTTGAATCATGAGTCCCATTTCAATTTGGATGTTTTATTTGATCAAATTCTATGGCTTTTTGGATTATAGATGAAGTAGGACTGCATTATAAAGTGAATGCTCTAAAGAACATGAATTTTTGAGTTTTCGAGTGAATTCTTATATAACATTAACCAACTATGCACTAGTGCATGAGCATCTGAAGGTTTTGATCATTTCTTGCATGATTTTGAccttttggtttttgatttctGTGCAGATCATTGTCTGTGGAAGACATTCAAGCACTTGTGGAGGGTGGATGTCCCAATCTGTTGCGAAAAGCTGTGAATTCAGGAAAGCGATTGAGATTGTACGTGAAGCTGGATGAAGGCGATGTATGTAATCTCTCTGATCTTCAAGATTTATGAATCATAGTTTGTTGATGGAAAGTGCACACATGCATATGAAAGCTATTTTTAGAATGTGAAAATGTAGAATGTAGGCGTTCTATGATGCtaaatttattttgttgttgcatAAATGGAATTGTAGATTGTGAGTGGGATAATGCTTTCTTGTATAGGTTTGTGGTGGTTGCAATCTGCGAGGTTCCTGTGATAGAGCTTATGTTGTTCTTAACGAATCTGAAGCCGCTGCCCGCACAGTGGATATAGTGCGAATATTAATGTATTATGCACTAGATCCACTCGTTATTTCTGGGCAAGAGAAACCTCCTGGCAGAGAGCTTATAGAAACATCTGCAAGAAAACTGCTGTCCAGGTTGCTTCAACTCAGTGAAACAGCTGTTGACCCATCACTGCCAATGCCTGCGGCCAAAGTTCTTACGAAGAAAAAACCATCTGTTAGTTTCATGGATGATGAGCCGTCTCAAACTGCTGAAATGAAGAGAGGAGATTGGATGTGTCCCAGGTGAGTCACACCATATGGACGTTTCTTAGTTGACataaatattatattttaaaCTACATATCTGCATTGCTTTAAGACTTGATTGGAGACTTAGGAGGTTTCATTTTGCTTTTCCCATATACGAACATATTAATGCTTTTCCCGTATACGAACATATTAATGCATATAGAAATGATATGGTGATGCTACCTGAGTGATATGGAGTCATATCCGTTTTCCATTCCTTATTTTTGAGATACAGACTTGGATTTCATGATTTACTCAGTCTTTGGCGTAATAGAGCATGAGTTTTTCTCTTTGTCTAAACAAGAAAATGCTTTGGTTCTACATGTGAGCCTTGAATTTATCACCACTATTTTTCCTTAACAAGTTTTCTTGTATTTGCTTGTGTCTGTCTATGCACCGTATCTTACATTTAGTTCCATTGCATTGTACTTGTAGTAACACATTCCTTGAAATTGAATCCCGGTTTCACTAGATTCTGAACCACTGTCTTTTCTATTGTATTGCAGGTGCAATTTTCTGAACTTTGCTAAAAATATAAGATGTCTAGAGTGTAAAGAAGAGGGCCCGCGAAAAGTTGATATGGGTGATGTTGAAATGAAAAAAGGAGACTGGGTCTGCTCTGAGTAAGTCATTTCTATTGCGAAATAACCATGTAATTCATTTTACTGTTTTAAAGTGGATCCAATATTATTagacttcttttgtttttgccaCTGCTCCAAAAAAGTAAAGTTTGAACCTTTGGAGTTTCTAAAGCTGTTGAATTTGATTATTGTACTTGTAATGTGTACAAGGTTTCCACCAACTCttcttcatcaattttgttCGAGTAGCTGAAATCTGATAATGTTGATGTGATTGTCATACTTCAACATGGACAGAGCTATTTTGTATGTCATCTTCCTTAAGGATAGGTTGTTCACATGTGTCTAAGCGACTTCCCAATGCTGACTTTATATTGGGCTAGAGGTTTTGACTGCATGAGATGGAGATATAATGGAGCATAAAATTGTTTCATAAATTAGTGACACATGGAAGATTTGGAATATACTCGTGCTTTTTCTTAGTTTAGGCCACCACCACATTGGTTTCCGAGTTTTACATATCTTTATATTGTTACAGGTGCAATTTCATGAACTTCTCTAGAAATTTTCGCTGCCTAAAGTGCAAAACTCAAGGGCCAAAGCGACCCGGTATAGATGATGTCAAAATGAAGAAAGGAGACTGGAACTGCCCACAGTAAGTCTTCTCTCTGTCTTGGCAAAATGCAAAGATATTCAGCTAGCCAGCTTTACCCTAAGCTGGCACATCAAAAGCCCCGATCAACAATAATGTTCTTCTAAAAC encodes the following:
- the LOC133743856 gene encoding zinc finger protein VAR3, chloroplastic — encoded protein: MSSASKFIRFGTALFHFPKPTLSPPPPPSLLPLKPFATSQSLLFSRHCSSSSSAAVASVDTFTATGTEAPVHHPWPEWVAFVDGLKTKGYFIKPPPPAEDGESDGVYTDMNQLKDACLSFARDRFDVFKSLSVEDIQALVEGGCPNLLRKAVNSGKRLRLYVKLDEGDVCGGCNLRGSCDRAYVVLNESEAAARTVDIVRILMYYALDPLVISGQEKPPGRELIETSARKLLSRLLQLSETAVDPSLPMPAAKVLTKKKPSVSFMDDEPSQTAEMKRGDWMCPRCNFLNFAKNIRCLECKEEGPRKVDMGDVEMKKGDWVCSECNFMNFSRNFRCLKCKTQGPKRPGIDDVKMKKGDWNCPQCGFMNFASKRNCLRCEEVRPKINPGDWDCPSCNFMNYGRNTECLKCKCERPEGETTVYPKKKLHTEYEEQIWRRPR